One genomic window of Paenisporosarcina antarctica includes the following:
- a CDS encoding branched-chain amino acid aminotransferase, whose product MLKKQLEKHIAYALTTEEKKLNLYPEEKEYVVKHQLLSSNIVVVDVDSDTRYFNAVIERCNKETEELLSKEKLSFLTQPLNYLKVHRNEFLYVESTSLENIGVDSIALEFDEVFEAYTAMMGLKLQKKFGDAIKTHFDDHLQGDKTEYSVLFSIEDGMWHVNFPINFVDHFHMEMSLKEAYELIYRFLFTLVEDVEDNQ is encoded by the coding sequence ATGTTAAAAAAACAGTTAGAAAAACATATAGCATATGCACTAACTACAGAAGAGAAAAAGTTGAATTTATATCCAGAGGAAAAAGAGTATGTAGTAAAACATCAGTTACTTTCCAGTAACATCGTAGTTGTGGATGTAGACTCTGATACTCGCTATTTTAATGCAGTTATTGAAAGATGCAATAAAGAAACAGAAGAACTGTTATCTAAAGAGAAACTTAGCTTTTTAACTCAACCATTAAATTACCTAAAGGTTCACAGAAATGAATTTCTTTATGTTGAATCCACTTCACTTGAGAATATCGGCGTAGACTCAATTGCGTTAGAATTTGATGAAGTATTTGAAGCCTATACTGCTATGATGGGATTGAAACTGCAAAAGAAATTCGGTGATGCAATTAAAACGCATTTTGACGATCATTTGCAAGGGGATAAAACTGAATACAGTGTGTTGTTTTCGATAGAAGATGGCATGTGGCATGTGAATTTTCCTATAAACTTTGTTGATCATTTTCACATGGAAATGTCGCTAAAAGAGGCTTATGAATTAATTTACCGCTTTTTATTTACATTAGTCGAGGATGTTGAGGATAATCAATAA
- a CDS encoding ABC transporter ATP-binding protein produces the protein MLNLIQINKLFNEATPDEKIALDQINLKLNPGDFMTVIGSNGAGKSTMLNMISGALTPDFGEIEIAKKNVTKLPEYKRSQMIGRVFQDPMAGTAPTMTIEENLAMAYSRNKKRLLRIGVDKKRRELFRESLETLHLNLENRLNAKVGMLSGGERQALSLLMATFTQPDILLLDEHTAALDPSRAELITNLTKELVEKNQLTTLMITHNMQQALDLGNRLIMMDKGQIILEIDAVEKKKLTIPKLMDEFQRIRGEKLTSDKALLSV, from the coding sequence TTGCTAAACCTCATCCAGATTAATAAATTATTTAATGAAGCAACACCTGATGAAAAAATTGCTTTAGATCAAATAAATCTTAAGTTAAATCCAGGTGATTTTATGACGGTAATTGGAAGTAATGGTGCTGGGAAATCGACGATGTTGAATATGATTTCCGGCGCGCTTACTCCCGATTTTGGTGAAATTGAAATTGCCAAAAAAAACGTGACAAAATTGCCTGAATATAAGCGTTCTCAGATGATTGGAAGAGTATTTCAAGATCCAATGGCAGGAACTGCGCCCACGATGACAATCGAAGAAAACCTTGCGATGGCCTATTCACGGAACAAAAAACGTCTTTTACGAATAGGTGTGGACAAGAAACGTCGGGAATTGTTCCGTGAATCTCTTGAAACACTTCATTTAAACCTTGAAAACCGTTTGAATGCAAAAGTAGGAATGCTTTCAGGAGGAGAAAGACAAGCTCTTTCACTGTTGATGGCTACCTTCACACAACCGGATATTTTACTACTGGATGAACATACTGCTGCACTTGATCCTTCTCGTGCAGAGTTGATTACCAATTTAACAAAAGAACTTGTTGAAAAAAATCAGCTCACAACATTGATGATTACTCATAATATGCAACAAGCTTTAGACTTAGGTAACAGGCTTATTATGATGGACAAAGGACAAATCATTTTAGAAATAGACGCTGTGGAGAAGAAGAAATTAACCATTCCAAAATTAATGGATGAATTTCAGCGTATCCGTGGTGAAAAGTTGACGAGTGACAAAGCGTTATTATCCGTTTAA
- a CDS encoding ABC transporter permease, with amino-acid sequence MFSAVFGSVEQGIIYAIMALGVYISFRVLDFPDLTVDGSFVTGAGVAATMIILGYHPMLATAVAVIIGFLAGCVTGLLHTKGKINALLAGILMMIALYSINLRIMGLTSENSIGRPNIPLLNAETMFNQFQSFWGSFGIDTAINNMFSMMGVQYLPSTWGILFIMTIIVLLIKVLVDWFLKTEVGLAIRATGDNKKMIRSLSANTDTLIIVGLGFSNALVAFSGALIAQYAKFADIGMGIGMIIIGLASVIIGEAIFGTKTIVRTTFAVIAGAIIYRIVLGLALRIDFLDTGDMKLITAVIVIGALILPQYFEKKREKNRKAKRHAERLAEYQHSRTKGGAPVAKPHPD; translated from the coding sequence ATGTTTTCAGCTGTATTTGGCTCTGTAGAGCAAGGAATCATCTATGCAATTATGGCACTCGGGGTGTATATCTCATTTCGAGTGTTGGATTTTCCAGATTTAACGGTTGATGGTAGTTTTGTAACAGGAGCTGGAGTTGCTGCCACGATGATTATCTTAGGATATCATCCGATGTTAGCTACAGCAGTAGCCGTTATTATTGGGTTTTTGGCTGGTTGTGTAACCGGCCTTCTACATACAAAAGGGAAGATCAATGCCTTACTTGCTGGAATATTGATGATGATTGCTTTATATTCTATAAATTTACGAATAATGGGACTAACCTCCGAGAATTCCATAGGTCGACCGAATATTCCCTTATTAAATGCCGAAACAATGTTTAATCAATTCCAATCATTTTGGGGTTCTTTTGGAATAGACACGGCAATTAACAATATGTTCAGTATGATGGGGGTTCAATATTTACCGTCCACATGGGGTATTTTGTTTATTATGACCATCATCGTTTTACTAATTAAGGTTCTTGTAGATTGGTTCTTGAAAACTGAAGTTGGACTTGCCATAAGAGCTACTGGCGATAATAAAAAAATGATTCGCAGCTTATCGGCTAATACAGACACACTCATTATTGTTGGACTTGGTTTTTCAAATGCCTTGGTTGCCTTTTCAGGAGCACTGATTGCTCAGTATGCTAAGTTTGCAGACATTGGAATGGGAATAGGGATGATCATCATTGGATTGGCATCTGTCATTATCGGTGAAGCCATATTTGGTACCAAAACTATTGTTCGAACTACATTTGCTGTTATTGCTGGGGCAATTATTTATCGAATTGTACTTGGTCTAGCACTTAGAATAGACTTCCTTGATACGGGAGACATGAAATTAATTACTGCCGTTATTGTAATTGGTGCATTGATTTTACCTCAGTACTTTGAAAAGAAACGAGAAAAAAATAGAAAAGCTAAACGGCATGCCGAGCGCTTAGCAGAGTATCAACATTCGCGAACGAAGGGGGGAGCTCCAGTTGCTAAACCTCATCCAGATTAA
- a CDS encoding ABC transporter substrate-binding protein has translation MKNNWKKIGLVFFSTVLFLAACGDGDDEAEKDTSSEDTKTFKIGVTQIVEHPSLDAAYDGFQKAIEDAGIDAEYDVQIAQGDPSASTTIATNLVSSNVDLIFANSTPSAQAAASATSDIPIVFTSVTDAVGAELVESMEKPGGNITGTIDSHPDAIANTMKFLKEELGAKKVGMVFNSGEQNSRAQVDAVKEMLKDMDMEVVEASVATSADVKQAAESLIGKVDSFYIITDNTVVSALESVISVANDNKLPMVAAEFDSVKRGALAAYGFEYFDIGYEAGEMAVKILKGESKPADLPVQIPQKLIFTMNKDTASVIGLDIKDEWKAEFSE, from the coding sequence ATGAAGAATAATTGGAAGAAAATTGGGCTTGTTTTTTTTAGTACTGTTCTATTTCTTGCAGCATGTGGAGATGGAGACGATGAAGCCGAAAAAGATACATCTAGCGAAGACACAAAGACATTTAAAATTGGGGTTACTCAAATAGTCGAACATCCTTCTTTAGACGCAGCATATGATGGCTTTCAAAAAGCGATAGAAGATGCAGGAATTGACGCAGAATATGACGTCCAAATTGCACAAGGTGATCCAAGTGCCAGTACGACAATTGCAACTAACCTAGTCAGCTCTAATGTGGATTTAATATTTGCGAATTCAACACCAAGTGCCCAGGCTGCGGCCAGCGCCACTTCAGATATTCCGATTGTATTCACATCTGTAACAGATGCTGTTGGAGCAGAGTTAGTCGAGTCAATGGAAAAGCCGGGCGGTAACATAACAGGTACGATTGATAGTCATCCTGATGCGATCGCAAATACAATGAAGTTCCTTAAAGAAGAATTAGGAGCTAAAAAAGTTGGAATGGTGTTTAACTCAGGAGAGCAAAACTCTCGTGCGCAAGTAGACGCGGTTAAAGAAATGCTAAAAGATATGGATATGGAAGTAGTTGAAGCGTCTGTTGCTACGTCTGCAGATGTTAAACAAGCGGCCGAATCATTGATTGGCAAAGTAGATTCTTTCTACATCATTACAGATAACACAGTTGTTTCTGCACTTGAATCTGTCATTTCAGTAGCAAACGATAATAAACTACCGATGGTGGCTGCCGAATTTGACTCTGTAAAACGAGGTGCCTTAGCAGCATACGGATTTGAATACTTTGACATCGGATACGAAGCAGGAGAAATGGCAGTAAAAATTCTAAAAGGTGAAAGCAAACCTGCTGACCTTCCTGTTCAAATTCCACAAAAATTAATTTTCACTATGAATAAAGACACAGCATCAGTTATCGGACTTGATATCAAGGACGAGTGGAAAGCTGAATTTAGCGAATAA
- a CDS encoding ABC transporter substrate-binding protein encodes MKNIWGKFGIVFFSTALILAGCGEGGENKATGETKKYKIGVTQIVEHPSLNAAYDGFKKAIEDEGLEVEYTVENAQNDNSANTTIASNLVNSGVDLIFANSTPSAQAVASATQEIPIVFTSVTDAVSAELVDSMESPGGNVTGTIDLHPDVILNTLTFLKEELSAENVGIIFNSGEQNSRVQVDRVNELKNELGLNIIEASVATSAEVKQAADSLIGKVDSIYIIKDNTVVSALESVVLVAKNNKIPMMVGELDSVKRGGLAAFGFEYFDLGYEAGLMAVKILKEGSKPSELPVQVPKELRFVMNKETVEAIELKVKDEWKAEFSE; translated from the coding sequence ATGAAGAATATTTGGGGTAAATTTGGGATTGTTTTTTTCAGTACTGCGCTAATCCTGGCAGGGTGTGGTGAAGGAGGAGAAAACAAAGCTACGGGGGAAACAAAGAAATATAAGATTGGTGTAACTCAAATAGTAGAACACCCATCATTAAATGCCGCGTATGATGGCTTTAAAAAGGCTATCGAAGATGAAGGACTTGAGGTAGAATATACAGTGGAAAACGCACAAAATGATAATAGTGCGAACACTACAATTGCTAGTAACCTCGTTAATTCTGGAGTAGATTTGATTTTTGCAAATTCAACACCAAGTGCACAAGCTGTAGCTAGTGCTACTCAAGAAATTCCAATCGTTTTCACTTCCGTTACAGATGCTGTAAGTGCTGAGTTGGTTGATTCAATGGAAAGTCCAGGAGGGAATGTGACAGGTACAATAGATTTGCATCCCGATGTAATTTTGAATACTTTGACGTTCCTAAAAGAAGAATTGAGTGCAGAAAATGTGGGAATTATATTTAACTCAGGAGAACAAAACTCCCGTGTACAGGTGGATAGAGTAAATGAATTGAAAAATGAACTGGGTCTAAATATTATAGAAGCTTCTGTAGCAACATCGGCAGAAGTGAAACAAGCGGCAGATTCATTAATAGGTAAAGTTGACTCAATATATATTATTAAAGACAACACAGTAGTTTCAGCGCTTGAATCTGTAGTTTTAGTAGCTAAAAATAATAAAATACCAATGATGGTTGGTGAGTTAGATTCAGTAAAACGAGGCGGTTTAGCTGCATTTGGCTTTGAATACTTTGATCTTGGATATGAAGCGGGCTTAATGGCTGTTAAGATTTTAAAAGAAGGTAGTAAACCGTCCGAATTACCAGTTCAAGTTCCTAAAGAATTAAGATTTGTTATGAACAAAGAGACAGTAGAGGCAATTGAGCTAAAAGTTAAAGACGAGTGGAAAGCAGAATTCAGTGAATAA
- a CDS encoding dihydrolipoyl dehydrogenase family protein, whose protein sequence is MVVGEIIQERDLIIIGGGPGGYSAAIRGAQLGLSVTLIEQADMGGVCLNKGCIPSKVFTHAASKLSDTAHLRDIGIGSGDEVFNLKKLLSYKTTVIDRLRSGVESLCKENKIEVILGKATFLGIDRIGVENGHQFDIYVFKQVIIATGSSQETPSELLVNGKRTLLSHEIFELEEVPEHLIVKGHDYISLEIASSFAALGAKVTILLDNKEGYPFDESINKELNRLFKKRKINVIKVVELISTNETEDAISVTCINDKNSEEKIIGSYLLFSGNRKANIEPLGISRFKIEQTDAGFIKVDKNMQSSILSIYAIGDVTEGPLLAVKAIKQGKAAVEYIAGGKPEVDLTFLPIVAHTIPPIVCVGLTEQKARDSGMEVRVSQFPLGGNGYATITSKKDGFIKVVSDSTTDIIAGIHMIGEGAIDMSGSFVQLLEMAAKEEDIKFPAYAHPGLNEGLLEAVEGLIGQAIHAGPIKIRKIDLLSI, encoded by the coding sequence ATGGTTGTTGGGGAAATCATTCAGGAAAGAGATCTCATTATCATCGGGGGTGGACCCGGTGGTTACTCTGCCGCCATACGTGGTGCCCAGCTCGGGCTTTCAGTCACATTAATTGAACAAGCAGATATGGGTGGTGTTTGTTTAAACAAAGGTTGTATTCCTTCAAAAGTTTTTACTCACGCTGCATCCAAGCTATCAGATACAGCTCATTTACGTGATATAGGGATTGGTAGTGGAGATGAAGTCTTCAATTTAAAGAAACTCCTTTCTTATAAAACGACAGTGATCGATAGGCTTAGATCTGGTGTAGAAAGTCTTTGTAAAGAGAACAAAATTGAAGTAATCCTAGGAAAAGCTACATTTCTCGGTATAGACAGAATTGGTGTGGAAAATGGACATCAGTTTGACATTTACGTATTTAAACAGGTAATCATCGCTACGGGGAGTTCACAGGAAACGCCTTCAGAATTATTAGTAAATGGAAAACGGACCTTATTGTCCCATGAAATATTTGAACTAGAAGAAGTGCCAGAACATCTTATCGTAAAAGGACATGATTATATCTCTCTTGAAATAGCCTCCAGTTTTGCAGCACTCGGTGCAAAAGTCACGATTCTTCTCGATAATAAAGAAGGCTATCCATTTGATGAATCAATCAATAAGGAATTGAATCGATTATTCAAGAAACGAAAAATTAACGTGATTAAAGTAGTTGAATTGATTTCTACGAATGAAACTGAGGACGCAATTTCTGTAACTTGTATAAACGATAAAAATTCTGAAGAGAAAATAATTGGATCATATCTCCTTTTTTCTGGGAATAGGAAAGCGAATATAGAACCACTAGGAATCAGTCGCTTCAAAATAGAACAAACGGATGCAGGATTCATTAAGGTTGACAAAAATATGCAATCATCGATTCTTTCCATATATGCAATTGGTGATGTAACGGAAGGTCCTCTCCTAGCGGTTAAGGCAATTAAGCAAGGAAAAGCGGCTGTAGAATATATTGCAGGTGGAAAACCGGAAGTTGATCTCACCTTTTTACCAATTGTTGCCCACACAATTCCTCCCATTGTTTGTGTTGGTCTTACTGAACAAAAAGCACGTGACTCTGGCATGGAAGTACGTGTCAGCCAATTCCCTCTTGGAGGCAACGGTTATGCGACAATTACAAGTAAAAAGGATGGCTTTATTAAAGTTGTTTCCGATTCAACTACCGATATAATTGCAGGTATTCACATGATTGGGGAGGGTGCAATTGACATGTCGGGTTCCTTTGTCCAGCTGTTAGAAATGGCAGCAAAAGAAGAAGATATAAAATTTCCTGCTTACGCGCATCCAGGATTAAATGAAGGACTACTTGAAGCTGTAGAAGGTCTTATTGGACAAGCAATTCATGCTGGACCTATCAAAATTAGAAAGATAGATTTGTTATCGATTTAA
- a CDS encoding dihydrolipoamide acetyltransferase family protein yields MLEVKLHDIGEGMTEGEIVQYLVKVGDRIKTDQPLVEVQTDKMIAELSSPCSGVVTKIVINPGETVQVGTSLIYIKADNNSEAKQPTQTEENHNPYIKAILPSEKSGKSSLNTFHRVLATPYTRKIARDNNISIDDVRASDLSGRVSEEDVYRFLKSEQVENEPIAEVQQITIKKETPDEIPFRGIRKKIAQKMTKSLFTIPHVTHFDEVNMSNLFKIREQLKASGESISVSAFLIKALVISLKDFPIFNAELDEENDLILLKKNYHIGLATNTDNGLLVPVIHDSDKKSIREINEQVKWLTKKAKAGKLKPFEMQHSTFTMSNVGPLGSTGATPIINYPETAIIAFHKTKKQPIVNDQDEIVIGHIMTLSMAFDHRVADGATAVAFTNRFASLIEHPHKLMMEMI; encoded by the coding sequence ATGCTTGAAGTAAAATTGCATGATATCGGTGAAGGAATGACCGAAGGAGAAATTGTTCAATACCTGGTAAAGGTTGGTGATCGAATAAAAACGGATCAACCACTTGTGGAGGTGCAAACAGACAAAATGATTGCAGAACTTTCTTCGCCTTGTTCGGGTGTAGTGACAAAAATTGTTATTAATCCTGGCGAAACTGTCCAAGTTGGAACAAGCCTTATTTACATCAAGGCAGATAACAACTCTGAAGCAAAACAACCAACTCAAACTGAAGAGAATCATAATCCTTACATTAAAGCTATCTTACCAAGTGAAAAAAGTGGGAAATCTTCCTTAAATACTTTTCACCGGGTACTCGCTACACCCTACACACGTAAAATTGCACGTGACAACAATATTAGTATTGATGATGTTCGTGCTTCAGATTTGTCAGGTAGAGTATCTGAAGAAGATGTATATCGTTTCCTAAAATCGGAGCAAGTGGAGAATGAACCAATTGCGGAAGTGCAGCAAATAACAATCAAGAAAGAAACTCCTGATGAAATTCCTTTCAGAGGCATTCGTAAGAAAATTGCTCAAAAAATGACCAAATCACTATTTACCATTCCACATGTTACGCATTTTGATGAAGTAAATATGTCGAATCTATTTAAAATACGTGAACAATTAAAAGCGTCAGGTGAATCAATAAGTGTTTCTGCATTTCTCATAAAAGCACTTGTTATTTCATTAAAAGATTTCCCGATTTTCAATGCTGAACTTGATGAAGAAAATGACCTCATCTTACTTAAAAAGAATTATCATATTGGTTTAGCAACTAATACTGACAATGGCCTACTTGTCCCGGTTATCCATGATTCGGACAAGAAATCAATCAGAGAAATTAATGAACAAGTCAAATGGTTGACAAAGAAAGCGAAAGCTGGGAAATTGAAGCCTTTCGAAATGCAACATAGTACATTTACTATGAGCAATGTTGGTCCACTAGGCAGTACCGGTGCGACACCAATTATCAACTATCCAGAAACAGCTATAATTGCTTTTCATAAGACAAAAAAACAACCGATTGTCAATGACCAAGATGAAATCGTTATCGGTCATATCATGACACTTTCCATGGCATTTGACCACAGAGTTGCAGACGGAGCTACAGCTGTTGCATTTACAAACCGTTTTGCCAGTCTGATTGAACACCCACACAAACTGATGATGGAGATGATTTAA
- a CDS encoding alpha-ketoacid dehydrogenase subunit beta — protein sequence MTTHLIESNEKNETTKQMTMIQAINDGMRIMLEEDNRTIILGEDIGKNGGVFRATEGLQEKFGNDRVVDTPLSEAGIIGTSIGLAVNGFRPVVEIQFLGFIYPAYEQIMTHVSRIRTRSMSHFTVPMVIRAPYGAGIRAPEIHSDSTEILFTHMPGIKVVCPSSPYDAKGLLIAAMEDPDPVLVLETMRNYRSKREEVPVGKYTVEIGKGKIVREGTDVTLIAWGAMVTIAEKAAEQAVQQGISCEIIDLRTLYPIDRDILSQSVQKTTRAVIVHEAHNTGGLGNDIISIINDTSFLYLRAPIERVTGFDVPVPFFSLEEHYLPTPARVLKGIEKVVHF from the coding sequence ATGACGACCCACTTGATAGAGTCGAATGAAAAAAACGAAACGACTAAACAGATGACGATGATTCAAGCAATTAATGATGGAATGAGAATTATGCTTGAAGAGGATAATCGAACCATCATACTTGGAGAAGACATTGGTAAAAACGGTGGAGTATTCCGTGCGACAGAAGGACTTCAGGAAAAGTTTGGTAATGATCGTGTAGTCGATACACCTCTTTCTGAAGCGGGCATTATTGGTACATCGATTGGATTAGCCGTAAACGGATTCAGACCGGTTGTAGAAATACAGTTTTTAGGTTTTATTTATCCTGCATACGAACAAATTATGACACATGTTTCACGAATTCGGACACGATCGATGTCTCATTTCACCGTACCGATGGTCATTCGTGCACCATATGGAGCTGGAATTCGCGCTCCTGAAATCCATTCGGATAGTACGGAAATATTATTCACACACATGCCTGGCATCAAAGTAGTCTGTCCTTCTAGTCCCTATGATGCGAAAGGATTATTAATTGCAGCAATGGAAGATCCCGATCCGGTACTTGTCTTAGAAACGATGAGAAATTACCGTTCAAAGAGAGAAGAAGTACCGGTCGGAAAATACACCGTAGAAATTGGTAAAGGGAAAATTGTACGTGAAGGTACGGATGTAACACTTATTGCATGGGGGGCTATGGTTACAATTGCGGAGAAAGCAGCCGAACAGGCAGTACAACAAGGAATTAGTTGTGAAATTATAGATCTTCGTACACTTTATCCAATTGATCGAGATATACTCTCTCAGTCTGTGCAAAAGACCACAAGAGCGGTCATCGTTCACGAGGCACATAATACTGGTGGACTTGGCAATGACATCATTTCTATCATAAACGATACATCTTTCCTATATTTACGTGCTCCGATTGAACGAGTGACAGGGTTTGATGTACCGGTACCATTCTTTTCATTAGAAGAACATTATCTTCCTACACCCGCCCGTGTACTAAAAGGAATTGAAAAAGTTGTTCATTTTTAA
- the pdhA gene encoding pyruvate dehydrogenase (acetyl-transferring) E1 component subunit alpha, giving the protein MELDYPIKKIIDDKGFIIDSTYEKQIDEKLVKEFYFNMMRIRTFDRKAINLQRQGRLGTYAPFEGQEASQVGSALALGPNDWIFPTYRDHGATLTYGADMVRALLYWNGRVEGCVPPEGKNIFPPAVPIATQLPHATGAAWAEKRKGTKNATIAYFGDGATSEGDFHEGLNFASVFKVPVVFFNQNNGYAISLPIEKQMNSATIAQKSVAYDMPGIRIDGNDCFIVYFETKKAFDYARSGNGPTLIEAVTWRTGAHTTADDPSKYRPNEQGMNIVDPLSRLEMFMKNYGYWDEKWIKEVKKKINNEIEAAVEGMEQFPPPVVDDIFDHVYAVMPAHLAEQKESYLTHLRGKAK; this is encoded by the coding sequence ATGGAACTTGACTATCCGATTAAAAAAATTATAGATGATAAAGGATTCATAATTGATTCAACCTATGAAAAACAAATTGATGAGAAATTGGTTAAAGAATTTTATTTCAATATGATGCGAATTCGTACATTTGACAGAAAAGCAATTAATTTGCAAAGACAAGGTCGTCTCGGAACTTATGCTCCTTTTGAGGGACAGGAAGCTTCACAAGTTGGCAGTGCGCTTGCTCTTGGACCGAATGACTGGATTTTCCCAACATACCGTGATCACGGAGCAACGTTGACGTACGGAGCCGATATGGTAAGGGCGCTTTTGTACTGGAATGGACGTGTAGAAGGTTGTGTCCCACCCGAAGGCAAAAATATATTCCCACCCGCGGTGCCTATAGCTACTCAACTACCTCATGCTACTGGTGCCGCATGGGCTGAAAAGAGAAAAGGAACAAAAAATGCAACCATTGCATACTTTGGGGACGGCGCAACATCAGAAGGTGACTTTCACGAAGGCTTGAATTTTGCGAGTGTGTTCAAAGTACCTGTCGTGTTTTTTAACCAGAACAATGGTTATGCCATTTCGCTTCCCATTGAAAAACAGATGAATTCAGCAACCATTGCACAAAAATCAGTTGCCTATGACATGCCAGGAATTCGAATTGACGGTAACGATTGTTTTATCGTGTATTTTGAAACGAAAAAAGCATTTGATTACGCTAGAAGTGGGAATGGACCAACTCTAATAGAAGCGGTCACCTGGAGGACGGGTGCACACACTACAGCAGATGATCCATCTAAGTATCGTCCAAACGAACAAGGAATGAATATTGTCGACCCGCTTTCACGGTTAGAAATGTTTATGAAAAATTATGGCTACTGGGATGAAAAATGGATAAAAGAAGTGAAGAAAAAAATAAATAATGAAATCGAAGCAGCTGTAGAAGGAATGGAACAGTTTCCCCCTCCCGTCGTGGACGATATTTTCGATCATGTATATGCAGTGATGCCGGCTCACCTTGCTGAACAAAAAGAATCCTATCTTACACATTTAAGGGGGAAAGCTAAATGA
- a CDS encoding Leu/Phe/Val dehydrogenase encodes MKITEKLSITRDFELFDKMSEHEQVVFCNDPSTGLRAIIAIHNTTLGPALGGCRMQPYTSVDEALEDVLRLSKGMTYKCAAADVDFGGGKAVIIGDPTTDKTPELFRAFGQFVNSLGGRFFTGTDMGTNMDDFIHAMKETNFVNGLPEAYGGGGDSSIPTAAGVLYGIKATNQVLYGKDDLGGLVYAVQGLGKVGFKIASSLLEEGAHLIVSDINEESLKAIEEIATKTLGTVKIVAKEDIYSQQADMFVPCAFGGIINDNTIAQFQVKAIAGSANNQLLHESHGKMLQEKGILYAPDYIVNSGGLIQVADELYGTNHERVLAKTKHIYDAILEVFKQAEISGLSTMESANKMCEKKIEVRGKRNGFYTASVKPKWSFRN; translated from the coding sequence ATGAAAATAACAGAAAAATTGTCAATCACAAGAGATTTTGAACTTTTCGACAAAATGAGTGAACATGAGCAAGTAGTTTTTTGTAATGATCCTTCAACAGGTTTGCGTGCAATTATAGCCATTCATAATACGACTCTTGGACCAGCACTGGGAGGATGTCGTATGCAACCATACACTAGTGTTGATGAAGCATTGGAAGATGTTTTACGACTATCAAAGGGAATGACTTATAAGTGTGCTGCTGCTGATGTTGATTTTGGTGGAGGAAAAGCAGTTATTATTGGGGATCCCACAACAGACAAAACACCTGAATTATTCCGTGCATTCGGTCAATTTGTAAATTCATTAGGAGGCAGATTTTTTACCGGAACTGATATGGGAACGAATATGGATGATTTTATCCATGCCATGAAAGAGACAAACTTTGTGAACGGTTTACCGGAAGCATATGGAGGAGGCGGGGATTCATCAATACCAACAGCTGCTGGTGTTTTATACGGAATAAAAGCAACCAATCAAGTACTTTATGGAAAAGATGATTTGGGTGGACTTGTATACGCTGTACAAGGTCTTGGTAAGGTTGGATTTAAAATTGCAAGTAGCTTGCTTGAAGAAGGTGCTCACCTAATCGTATCTGATATTAATGAAGAGAGTCTTAAGGCGATTGAAGAAATAGCAACAAAAACTTTAGGAACAGTAAAAATAGTTGCAAAAGAAGATATTTATTCACAACAAGCGGATATGTTCGTACCTTGTGCCTTTGGTGGAATCATAAATGATAATACAATTGCTCAATTTCAAGTAAAAGCAATTGCAGGTTCTGCTAACAATCAGTTACTACATGAAAGCCATGGGAAAATGCTTCAAGAAAAAGGCATACTTTACGCACCAGATTATATTGTTAATTCCGGAGGGCTTATCCAGGTGGCCGATGAATTGTACGGCACTAATCATGAACGTGTTCTTGCTAAAACAAAACATATTTATGATGCCATATTGGAAGTATTCAAACAAGCTGAAATTAGTGGATTGTCGACAATGGAATCAGCAAATAAAATGTGTGAGAAGAAAATAGAGGTCAGAGGGAAACGGAATGGTTTCTACACAGCGTCAGTGAAACCTAAATGGTCATTTCGCAATTAA